Proteins encoded within one genomic window of Amycolatopsis sp. 2-15:
- a CDS encoding branched-chain amino acid ABC transporter permease: MQVFLQTLVGGLSFGAVYALVAMGFSIVYRTMGLVNFAHGQVVMVGAYAASTFYMSSRLPFVLAIIVAMVVTGLIALVMERVLRPLENKDFDLMLIGTIGFGVVLESLATIIWGATGRAVPTPVGSQPLDVFGVRIRTYSLVVLGIAAVATVLLLLFLQRTKRGAAMQAVAMDHEAATAVGIHVGRSNAIAFAIGAGLAALAGGLVGPLLYVSPTLGGTLGIKGFAAAILGGFGNITGAIVGGLAIGILDSFAAGWFQGYSDLVVFLVFTVIVMVKPTGLFGERTVTRA; this comes from the coding sequence ATGCAAGTCTTTCTCCAGACGCTCGTCGGCGGGCTCAGCTTCGGCGCTGTCTACGCCCTCGTCGCCATGGGCTTCTCGATCGTCTACCGCACCATGGGCCTGGTGAACTTCGCGCACGGCCAGGTCGTGATGGTCGGCGCCTACGCCGCATCGACCTTCTACATGTCCTCCCGGCTGCCGTTCGTCCTCGCCATCATCGTCGCCATGGTCGTCACCGGCCTCATCGCGCTGGTGATGGAACGGGTGCTGCGTCCGTTGGAGAACAAGGACTTCGACCTGATGCTGATCGGCACGATCGGCTTCGGCGTCGTGCTGGAGTCGCTCGCCACCATCATCTGGGGCGCGACCGGCCGCGCCGTTCCCACGCCCGTGGGGTCCCAGCCTCTCGACGTCTTCGGCGTCCGCATCCGCACCTACAGCCTCGTCGTCCTCGGCATCGCCGCGGTCGCCACCGTGCTCCTGCTGCTCTTCCTGCAGCGGACCAAACGCGGTGCCGCCATGCAGGCCGTCGCCATGGACCACGAAGCGGCCACCGCGGTCGGCATCCACGTCGGACGCAGCAACGCCATCGCCTTCGCGATCGGCGCCGGGCTCGCCGCGCTCGCCGGCGGTCTCGTCGGCCCGCTGCTGTACGTGAGCCCCACCCTGGGCGGAACCCTGGGCATCAAGGGCTTCGCCGCCGCCATCCTCGGCGGGTTCGGCAACATCACCGGCGCGATCGTCGGGGGGCTGGCCATCGGCATCCTGGACTCCTTCGCCGCCGGCTGGTTCCAGGGCTACTCGGATCTGGTGGTGTTCCTCGTGTTCACCGTGATCGTCATGGTCAAACCGACCGGCCTGTTCGGCGAGCGGACGGTGACGCGGGCATGA
- a CDS encoding ABC transporter substrate-binding protein, giving the protein MIRFRRGRVVASALAVLAVGVGSACSAPGGSSNSSASTSGPIKMAVVNAQSGQLSSLGAWEYKGAKLAVDQWNANGGINGRKIQLDVFDDTGDPTTGTNLARKIASEGYVAMIGTAESAVTVAMAPVLQQAKIPSITSGQSPSITAVKSPFQFLNGPTSTTYDETLAKYLVDQKNLKNIAFISNNGSYGKGEHDAFGKALADRGIKPVDDQVVTTDQKDFSAALTSIRQKNPQVLFVGTEEVEAGLIVKQARELGLSATVAGAAPMGTTVYLQTAGAANAEGTVVSSPYLSNDTSDASRSFAQAYKAAYNEEAELHGAKSFDGTNIFLTAMKNSNAATGQALADAIRSTKYPGLLGTFTFDETGVGIHATSIGVITSGKLIATATS; this is encoded by the coding sequence ATGATCCGATTCCGACGCGGACGCGTGGTGGCGTCCGCTCTGGCGGTACTGGCGGTGGGCGTCGGCAGCGCCTGCAGCGCTCCCGGCGGCTCGTCGAATTCGAGCGCGTCGACGAGCGGCCCCATCAAGATGGCGGTCGTCAACGCCCAGAGCGGCCAGCTCAGCTCGCTGGGCGCCTGGGAGTACAAGGGCGCGAAGCTCGCCGTCGACCAGTGGAACGCCAACGGCGGGATCAACGGCAGGAAGATCCAGCTCGACGTGTTCGACGACACCGGCGATCCCACGACCGGCACCAACCTCGCCCGCAAGATCGCCAGCGAGGGCTACGTCGCGATGATCGGCACCGCCGAGAGCGCGGTCACCGTCGCCATGGCACCCGTTCTCCAGCAGGCGAAGATCCCCAGCATCACCTCCGGGCAGTCCCCCTCGATCACCGCCGTGAAAAGCCCGTTCCAGTTCCTCAACGGCCCGACCAGCACCACGTACGACGAGACCCTGGCCAAGTACCTCGTCGACCAGAAGAACCTGAAGAACATCGCGTTCATCAGCAACAACGGTTCCTACGGCAAGGGCGAGCACGACGCCTTCGGGAAAGCACTGGCCGACCGCGGGATCAAGCCGGTCGACGACCAGGTGGTGACCACCGACCAGAAGGACTTCAGCGCGGCACTGACCTCCATCCGCCAGAAGAACCCGCAGGTTTTGTTCGTCGGCACCGAAGAGGTCGAAGCCGGCCTCATCGTCAAACAGGCCCGCGAACTCGGGCTCAGCGCCACTGTGGCCGGCGCGGCACCCATGGGAACGACCGTCTACCTCCAGACCGCCGGCGCGGCCAACGCCGAGGGGACCGTGGTGAGCAGCCCCTACCTCAGCAACGACACCAGTGACGCTTCCCGCTCCTTCGCGCAGGCCTACAAGGCGGCCTACAACGAGGAGGCCGAACTGCACGGCGCGAAATCCTTCGACGGCACGAACATTTTCCTCACCGCGATGAAGAACAGCAACGCCGCGACCGGTCAGGCACTGGCCGACGCGATCCGGTCGACCAAGTACCCGGGCCTGCTCGGCACGTTCACCTTCGACGAGACCGGCGTCGGCATCCACGCCACCTCGATCGGTGTCATCACCAGCGGGAAACTGATCGCCACCGCCACCAGCTGA
- a CDS encoding thiamine pyrophosphate-binding protein: MTAPAPTTTAAEALVRQLESYGVEYVFGLCGHTNIAFLDALGRSSIEFVMARHEQAAAHAADGYARVSGKPGVLLVHAGPGMMNAVTGVATAALDSVPLITISGDVPSYYHGRHPHQEVNLHADADQTAIYRPFVKRAWHVHRAEDLTRFTERAFWTVTSGRKGAVLLNVPMDLFSRQVRVVDYPLVEQVATPALSDADAARIAELLVNAKRPLIYLGGGLRGPAGRAALLDLAEHLDIPVAHSLMAKGTLPDRHPLVMGMTGFWGLELTNDYTRDTDLVLALATRFAETDASSWDSDYTWRFPPAQLIQIDIDAAEIGRNYPVAVGAVADVNHAVPAITEAVRALAPERVSRPGLRETITTARTTLFESSQERGRSDDFPLRPERILEDLRTVLPSDAVLVTDVGWNKNGVAQCYELPEDGRFITPGGASTMGFGPAAAVGVQIAAPDRVVVALVGDGGMSAQLPAIPLAVEQGLPVIFVVMNNRAHGTIADLQAGNFGQSFGCEFLDRDGNPASPDFAALGRSCGAAGYLVETPEGLGEALRDAVARRRPAVLDVPMVNEPVPTPGHWNIKDIYQGVFE; the protein is encoded by the coding sequence ATGACCGCACCCGCCCCGACGACGACCGCAGCGGAAGCACTCGTCCGGCAGCTGGAGTCCTACGGCGTCGAGTACGTCTTCGGCCTGTGCGGCCACACCAACATCGCCTTCCTGGACGCGCTCGGCCGCAGCAGCATCGAATTCGTCATGGCCCGGCACGAACAAGCGGCCGCCCACGCCGCCGACGGATACGCCCGCGTCTCTGGCAAACCCGGAGTCCTGCTCGTGCACGCGGGGCCCGGCATGATGAACGCGGTGACCGGTGTGGCGACGGCCGCGCTCGACTCCGTCCCGCTCATCACGATCTCCGGCGACGTCCCGTCGTACTACCACGGCCGCCACCCCCACCAGGAGGTGAACCTCCACGCCGACGCCGACCAGACCGCCATCTACCGCCCGTTCGTCAAGCGGGCCTGGCACGTCCACCGCGCCGAAGACCTGACCAGGTTCACCGAGCGCGCTTTCTGGACCGTGACGTCCGGCCGCAAAGGCGCGGTCCTGCTCAACGTCCCGATGGACCTGTTCTCCCGCCAGGTCCGCGTAGTGGACTACCCGCTGGTCGAGCAGGTCGCGACGCCGGCGTTGAGCGACGCGGACGCCGCCCGGATCGCCGAGCTGCTCGTCAACGCGAAGCGTCCGCTGATCTACCTCGGCGGCGGTCTGCGCGGGCCGGCCGGGCGAGCGGCGCTGCTCGACCTCGCGGAGCACCTCGACATCCCCGTCGCCCACTCGCTGATGGCCAAGGGCACACTTCCCGACCGGCACCCGCTGGTCATGGGCATGACCGGCTTCTGGGGCCTGGAGCTCACGAACGACTACACCCGCGACACCGACCTCGTGCTCGCGCTGGCGACCCGCTTCGCCGAGACCGATGCCAGCTCGTGGGACTCCGACTACACCTGGCGGTTCCCGCCGGCACAGCTGATCCAGATCGACATCGACGCCGCCGAGATCGGCCGGAACTACCCCGTCGCCGTCGGAGCCGTCGCCGACGTCAACCACGCGGTTCCGGCGATCACCGAAGCGGTGCGGGCCCTCGCTCCCGAGCGGGTCTCCCGGCCCGGCTTGCGGGAGACCATCACCACCGCACGGACGACCCTGTTCGAGTCGAGCCAGGAGCGCGGCCGCAGCGACGACTTCCCCCTCCGGCCGGAACGCATCCTCGAGGACCTCCGGACCGTCCTGCCGTCCGACGCCGTCCTCGTCACCGACGTCGGGTGGAACAAGAACGGCGTGGCCCAGTGCTACGAACTGCCCGAGGACGGCCGGTTCATCACCCCCGGCGGAGCGTCCACAATGGGCTTCGGACCGGCGGCCGCGGTCGGCGTGCAGATCGCCGCTCCCGACCGGGTCGTCGTCGCCCTGGTGGGCGACGGTGGGATGAGCGCGCAGCTGCCCGCGATTCCGCTGGCCGTCGAGCAGGGCCTGCCCGTGATCTTCGTCGTGATGAACAACCGTGCCCACGGCACCATCGCGGACCTGCAGGCCGGGAACTTCGGGCAGAGCTTCGGCTGCGAGTTCCTCGACCGCGACGGCAACCCCGCGTCCCCCGACTTCGCCGCGCTCGGCCGTTCATGCGGCGCCGCCGGATACCTGGTCGAGACCCCGGAGGGCCTCGGCGAAGCACTCCGCGACGCGGTCGCGCGCCGCCGGCCGGCGGTCCTCGACGTCCCGATGGTCAACGAGCCGGTGCCGACCCCGGGGCACTGGAACATCAAGGACATCTACCAGGGCGTCTTCGAATAA
- a CDS encoding aldehyde dehydrogenase family protein produces MLQEILESSTSDEAMEAAAFVGGKWTRDGPPADRIGPYVRRVVTKSYPASESQVAEALAYAAENAPVVGRLAPATRAAILERAARSAIEHRDAIARLIALELGKPLKDGRGELDRVADTFAVCANETRHIGGDMLPVSGWDRGVGNTAMTFRAPAGVALAITPFNAPANLLAHKLGASFAAGNTTIVKAPPQAPATTAAIVALLLDAGMPVEAVQLLHGGGKVGAALCAGEAVAVISFTGSAETGAAVARAAGAKRLVLELGGNAATLVCADADITHAARTCARTGYSNSGQSCISVQRVYVHRSRFDDFLAAFRDEVAQLKVGDPLDPATDVGAMVDDQAAARVEQWAADASLGGARVLLGGTRDGATLLPTIVADPPADADVVVKEVFGALVAVLPFDDLDDVIRACNASRFGLQAGIFTHDIRTIFTAWRELQVGGLVVNGSSNYRLDHIPFGGVKDSGFGRESPAHMIDDYTVVKTLILRGTSIWGEQ; encoded by the coding sequence GTGCTGCAGGAGATTCTCGAATCCTCGACATCCGATGAGGCGATGGAGGCCGCCGCGTTCGTCGGCGGCAAGTGGACACGCGACGGACCGCCGGCCGACCGGATCGGCCCGTACGTCCGCAGAGTGGTGACGAAGTCCTACCCCGCGTCGGAATCCCAGGTGGCCGAAGCTCTGGCCTACGCCGCGGAGAACGCGCCCGTCGTCGGGCGCCTCGCACCGGCGACCCGGGCCGCGATCCTCGAACGAGCGGCACGGTCGGCGATCGAGCACCGGGACGCGATCGCCCGCCTGATCGCGCTGGAGCTCGGCAAACCGCTCAAGGACGGCCGGGGCGAGCTCGACCGTGTGGCGGACACGTTCGCCGTGTGCGCCAACGAAACCCGGCACATCGGCGGCGACATGCTCCCGGTGTCGGGCTGGGACCGCGGCGTCGGCAACACCGCCATGACCTTCCGGGCGCCCGCCGGCGTCGCGCTGGCGATCACACCGTTCAACGCCCCGGCGAACCTGCTGGCCCACAAGCTCGGCGCGTCGTTCGCGGCCGGCAACACCACGATCGTGAAGGCGCCGCCCCAGGCCCCCGCCACGACAGCCGCGATCGTGGCCCTGCTCCTCGACGCCGGCATGCCCGTCGAGGCGGTCCAGCTCCTGCACGGCGGCGGCAAGGTCGGCGCCGCGCTGTGCGCGGGCGAAGCCGTCGCCGTCATCAGCTTCACCGGCAGCGCGGAGACCGGCGCCGCGGTCGCGCGAGCAGCCGGCGCGAAACGCCTGGTGCTGGAGCTCGGCGGCAACGCCGCCACCTTGGTCTGCGCGGACGCCGACATCACGCACGCCGCCCGGACCTGCGCCCGCACCGGGTACAGCAACTCCGGGCAGAGCTGCATCTCCGTGCAACGGGTCTACGTCCACCGAAGCCGCTTCGACGACTTCCTGGCCGCCTTCCGCGACGAGGTCGCCCAGCTCAAGGTCGGAGATCCACTCGACCCCGCTACCGACGTCGGCGCGATGGTCGACGACCAAGCCGCCGCACGCGTGGAGCAGTGGGCCGCCGACGCGAGCCTCGGCGGGGCGCGGGTCCTGCTCGGCGGCACCCGCGACGGCGCCACGCTGCTCCCGACCATCGTGGCCGATCCGCCCGCCGACGCCGACGTCGTGGTCAAGGAAGTCTTCGGCGCCCTCGTCGCCGTCCTGCCGTTCGACGACCTGGACGACGTCATCCGCGCCTGCAACGCGAGCCGGTTCGGCCTGCAGGCCGGGATCTTCACCCACGACATCCGCACGATCTTCACCGCGTGGCGCGAGCTGCAGGTCGGCGGGCTGGTCGTGAACGGCTCGTCGAACTACCGGCTCGACCACATTCCCTTCGGCGGTGTCAAAGACTCGGGCTTCGGCCGGGAGTCACCCGCGCACATGATCGACGACTACACCGTCGTGAAAACCCTGATCCTGCGCGGCACGTCGATCTGGGGCGAGCAGTGA
- a CDS encoding IclR family transcriptional regulator, whose amino-acid sequence MKRAGADEAVDQTENSSQEGGESQGVRSVQRALDILALLTETQPTVSISDIVKETGLAKTTVIRLAQTLEQNGLLWATPKGYMAGPGLWRWAHLAKQSWELPAETKQLMRELGDRQRETVNLYVLRDIYRVCVAQQESPQSLRHVVRVGDELPLWAGASSKVLLRDASAALLTRIARSSPYGVEHVSALQASVAETAEQGFAFSHGEREAGLSAVAVPIVSSTGTVVAALSLSGPTVRFPDDRISEFVDDLKSVAARMAERGFAHPFAG is encoded by the coding sequence ATGAAGCGGGCCGGTGCCGACGAAGCCGTCGATCAGACGGAAAACTCGTCGCAGGAAGGTGGCGAGTCGCAGGGCGTGCGCAGTGTCCAACGGGCACTGGACATTCTGGCGCTGCTGACGGAAACTCAGCCCACGGTGTCGATCTCCGACATCGTGAAGGAAACCGGTCTGGCCAAGACGACGGTGATCCGCTTGGCGCAGACCCTCGAGCAGAATGGTCTTCTGTGGGCGACGCCCAAGGGGTACATGGCGGGGCCGGGTCTCTGGCGCTGGGCGCATCTGGCCAAACAGAGCTGGGAGCTTCCTGCGGAAACCAAGCAGCTGATGCGCGAGCTGGGGGATCGTCAGCGGGAGACCGTCAACCTCTACGTCTTGCGGGATATTTACCGCGTTTGTGTTGCTCAGCAAGAAAGTCCTCAATCGCTGCGGCACGTCGTGCGCGTCGGAGACGAGCTTCCCCTGTGGGCGGGTGCGTCGTCGAAGGTGCTGCTGCGCGACGCCTCCGCCGCCCTGTTGACGCGGATCGCCCGCAGCTCGCCCTATGGAGTCGAGCACGTGTCTGCGTTGCAGGCATCGGTGGCGGAGACCGCCGAGCAGGGTTTCGCGTTCAGCCACGGCGAGCGTGAAGCCGGTCTTTCGGCGGTGGCGGTTCCGATTGTCAGTTCGACGGGAACTGTCGTGGCGGCGTTGTCGCTGAGCGGGCCGACCGTGCGTTTTCCCGACGATCGTATTTCCGAGTTCGTCGACGATCTCAAATCTGTTGCCGCGCGCATGGCGGAGCGGGGGTTCGCCCATCCCTTCGCCGGGTGA
- a CDS encoding CaiB/BaiF CoA transferase family protein, translated as MQRRPLRGIRVLDLTNVLAGPYCSYQLMLFGAEVVKVEVPGSGDLARNLGPDAELNRAGLGASFLAQNAGKKSIELNLKDAAQRALFEDLVRGADVLLENYRAGVLKRLGFGWDRLRQLNGRLVYCAISGFGQSGPLSQAPAYDQIIQGLSGMMSVTGTEDTAPLRVGFPVSDTVGGLMAALSISSALVGRERSGEGCFLDLSMLEASISAMGWVVSNYVISGIPPEPMGRENATAAPSGTFFAADGPLNIAANRQEQFATLCGLVGRPELMTDPRFADREDRKRHRAELNDELNRALRLRSAQEWETELSAAGVPAARILTVPQALRSEQLAHRGFFTEIGFPGEPGRTLRTSGNGVLVDGEPLRPTSAPPRLGEHNDEAAELVRRWRDTGIPSPTRPIPDQVSLSRTERD; from the coding sequence ATGCAGAGGAGACCGCTTCGCGGCATCCGCGTTCTGGACCTGACGAATGTTCTCGCCGGTCCGTACTGCAGCTACCAGCTGATGCTCTTCGGTGCCGAGGTGGTGAAGGTCGAGGTCCCCGGATCCGGGGACCTGGCGAGGAACCTGGGACCGGATGCGGAGCTCAACCGGGCGGGTCTCGGCGCCTCGTTCCTGGCGCAGAACGCCGGCAAGAAGTCGATCGAGCTGAACCTGAAGGACGCGGCGCAGCGCGCGCTGTTCGAGGACCTCGTCCGGGGCGCCGACGTCCTCCTGGAGAACTACCGGGCCGGGGTCCTCAAGCGGCTGGGCTTCGGCTGGGACCGGTTGCGGCAGCTGAACGGACGGCTCGTCTACTGCGCGATCTCAGGGTTCGGGCAGTCCGGGCCGTTGAGCCAGGCGCCCGCCTACGACCAGATCATCCAGGGCCTGTCGGGGATGATGAGCGTCACCGGCACGGAGGACACCGCCCCCCTGCGAGTCGGCTTCCCCGTGTCGGACACCGTGGGCGGCCTGATGGCGGCGCTGTCCATCTCGTCGGCATTGGTCGGTCGCGAGCGCTCCGGTGAGGGCTGTTTCCTGGACCTGTCGATGCTCGAGGCGTCCATCTCCGCGATGGGCTGGGTGGTGTCCAACTACGTGATCAGCGGAATCCCGCCGGAACCGATGGGCCGCGAGAACGCGACGGCCGCGCCGTCGGGAACGTTCTTCGCCGCCGACGGTCCCCTCAACATCGCCGCGAACCGGCAGGAGCAGTTCGCGACGCTGTGCGGCCTGGTGGGACGACCGGAGCTGATGACGGATCCGCGGTTCGCCGACCGCGAAGACCGCAAACGCCACCGCGCCGAGCTCAACGACGAGCTCAACCGGGCGCTGCGGCTTCGGAGCGCGCAGGAGTGGGAGACCGAGCTGTCGGCTGCCGGCGTGCCCGCCGCACGCATCCTCACGGTGCCGCAGGCGCTGCGGTCGGAGCAGCTCGCGCACCGCGGGTTCTTCACCGAAATCGGCTTTCCGGGTGAGCCGGGACGGACGTTGCGCACGAGCGGCAACGGCGTGCTCGTCGACGGCGAACCACTCCGGCCGACCAGCGCGCCACCGCGGCTCGGGGAACACAACGACGAAGCCGCCGAACTCGTCCGGCGCTGGCGGGACACCGGCATTCCGTCGCCGACCCGGCCGATTCCCGACCAGGTGTCGCTCAGCCGGACCGAAAGGGACTGA
- a CDS encoding citryl-CoA lyase has protein sequence MTVTPRQATVDDVADWWANGICRMEPGVVELRGIPVQELIGHRGLVSTIWLMVRGSSPTTAEAALLEAAMVASVDHGPQAPSIAIARMTATCGVGMNNAIASGVNALGDSHGGAGQQCVELLSDIVARESAGAALDAATTEVVAEYRARDPYLPGFGHRFHPVDPRRDPLLGLVDEAVSAGTVEGRHVAAARAVETELNRGRRKPVPMNIDGATAVIYAELGFPPELARGLFVLSRSVGILAHAWEETNSGRRNEGPMPTSILPTYR, from the coding sequence ATGACGGTCACGCCTCGACAGGCCACTGTGGACGATGTCGCCGACTGGTGGGCCAACGGCATCTGCCGGATGGAGCCCGGCGTGGTCGAGCTCCGGGGAATCCCGGTGCAGGAACTGATCGGCCACCGCGGCCTGGTGTCCACGATCTGGCTGATGGTCCGCGGCAGCAGCCCGACCACCGCCGAGGCCGCACTGCTGGAGGCGGCGATGGTCGCCTCGGTCGACCACGGCCCGCAGGCACCTTCCATCGCCATCGCCAGGATGACGGCCACGTGCGGCGTCGGCATGAACAACGCCATCGCGTCCGGCGTCAACGCCCTCGGCGACTCCCACGGTGGCGCCGGACAGCAGTGCGTGGAACTGCTGTCCGACATCGTGGCGCGGGAGTCGGCAGGCGCGGCTCTCGACGCTGCGACGACGGAAGTGGTCGCCGAGTACCGTGCGCGCGACCCGTACCTGCCTGGGTTCGGTCACCGTTTCCACCCTGTCGATCCCCGGCGCGACCCGCTGCTCGGCCTCGTCGACGAGGCGGTGTCGGCGGGTACCGTCGAGGGCAGGCACGTGGCGGCTGCCCGGGCGGTTGAGACGGAACTGAACCGAGGGCGTCGCAAGCCCGTGCCGATGAACATCGACGGAGCCACCGCGGTGATCTACGCCGAGCTCGGGTTCCCGCCGGAGCTCGCGCGAGGCCTGTTCGTCCTGAGCCGCAGCGTCGGCATCCTCGCGCACGCCTGGGAGGAAACGAACTCCGGCCGGCGCAACGAGGGCCCGATGCCGACCTCGATCCTGCCGACCTATCGCTGA
- a CDS encoding type II 3-dehydroquinate dehydratase → MHLAVLHGPNLNLLGERRPEKYGTTTLAEITADVDRAAARWGATAVHFQSNHEGDLVDWIHTHRDAVDAIVINPAGLTPVAYSLLDAIRDTDRPFAVVHISQWHALDGKERDDIFAPSAAVYLTGAGWHGYALALEALVFKVRDRVPEENSAIIGP, encoded by the coding sequence ATGCACCTCGCCGTCCTCCACGGTCCGAACCTCAACCTGCTGGGGGAGCGCAGGCCGGAGAAGTACGGGACCACCACGCTCGCCGAGATCACCGCCGACGTCGACCGGGCCGCGGCGCGGTGGGGCGCCACGGCCGTCCACTTCCAGTCGAACCACGAAGGCGACCTCGTCGACTGGATCCACACCCACCGCGACGCGGTCGACGCGATCGTGATCAACCCGGCCGGGCTGACCCCGGTGGCCTACTCGCTCCTCGACGCCATCCGGGACACCGATCGTCCGTTCGCCGTCGTGCACATTTCCCAGTGGCACGCCCTCGACGGCAAGGAGCGCGACGACATTTTCGCTCCCTCGGCCGCGGTGTACCTCACAGGCGCCGGCTGGCACGGCTACGCCTTGGCCCTCGAAGCGCTCGTGTTCAAGGTTCGAGACCGCGTGCCTGAGGAAAACTCGGCGATCATCGGACCGTGA
- a CDS encoding terpene synthase family protein has product MPSSSSTAVPVIPTLWAPFPSAINPGQERAARANVDWLDRHRICASPREQAWIRASCPEGLAARGYPLAEPERLRWATDFVSLLFAIDDSYCDEGPLVNHPADLCRIVTQLQWVVNTPHARIADLTPIASGLRDLRLRLDELAHPVQVARWVATMRTYLLTQTWLAHNRSAGVVPSLNDYLLVRTESGGIKPFTAIHDVMGGYVLPERDWTSSPVTIYAEAFDLIICAENDLVSYYKEAVTGTSDRQNFVDIVMAERGCAIEEAVAEVVLLHDRTMRLYLTLRTQIEAHAGTELRRWLDTSDAWLRGEHEWSLEARRYTGRNGVRRPAHHASRHAHHGLRPEPALSRRAHLLVERARRLTQSDRNPPK; this is encoded by the coding sequence ATGCCAAGTTCATCATCGACCGCAGTGCCGGTCATCCCGACTCTCTGGGCGCCGTTTCCCTCGGCGATCAACCCTGGCCAAGAACGCGCCGCCCGAGCGAACGTCGACTGGCTGGACCGACACCGGATCTGCGCGAGCCCTCGGGAGCAAGCGTGGATACGGGCGAGCTGCCCGGAAGGGCTCGCCGCGCGCGGCTATCCCCTCGCTGAACCGGAACGACTCCGCTGGGCCACCGACTTCGTATCGCTGCTGTTCGCCATCGACGACTCGTACTGCGACGAGGGCCCGCTCGTGAACCACCCCGCGGACCTCTGCCGGATCGTGACCCAGCTCCAATGGGTCGTGAACACACCACACGCCCGCATCGCCGACCTCACCCCCATCGCGTCCGGGTTACGCGACCTCCGCCTTCGCCTCGACGAGCTGGCCCACCCCGTGCAGGTCGCGCGCTGGGTCGCCACCATGCGGACGTACCTGCTGACCCAGACCTGGCTGGCCCACAACCGATCGGCCGGAGTGGTGCCCTCACTGAACGACTACCTCCTGGTCCGAACCGAATCCGGAGGGATCAAACCCTTCACTGCCATCCACGACGTCATGGGCGGCTACGTGCTCCCCGAGCGCGACTGGACCAGCTCCCCTGTCACGATCTACGCCGAAGCATTCGACCTCATCATCTGCGCCGAAAACGACCTGGTGTCCTACTACAAGGAGGCCGTGACCGGCACGAGTGATCGGCAGAACTTCGTCGACATCGTGATGGCCGAGCGCGGATGTGCCATCGAAGAAGCTGTGGCGGAGGTGGTGCTCCTGCACGATCGGACCATGCGCCTGTACCTCACGTTGCGGACGCAGATCGAAGCACACGCCGGCACCGAACTGCGGCGTTGGCTCGACACCAGCGACGCGTGGCTGCGAGGCGAACACGAATGGTCCCTGGAAGCCCGCCGATACACGGGCCGCAACGGCGTCCGCCGGCCTGCCCACCACGCTAGCCGACACGCCCACCACGGACTCCGACCTGAACCAGCCCTATCCCGCCGAGCCCATCTCCTGGTGGAACGTGCTCGACGGCTGACGCAATCGGACAGGAATCCCCCAAAGTAG
- a CDS encoding UbiA family prenyltransferase, whose protein sequence is MSSERFATVLRAHVETWRPYTLAFPGLVGLGGAVIGEPRHGVATAVSGPLLAWLGAHYLGDYLDRHLDALAKPQRPIPSGRLAPRAALVSAVACFVGFWLVSLLTALPLAWPAAGITLGVVLYSGAFKARGLAGNLVRGLLTAMAFVYGTMTSAGATTWQIIFFAAMFWAHDAATNLIGALRDVDGDRAGGYDTFPVRRGASAALQVAACLYGFAIIAAIAAAIGTREGLSTYALLVGAACCLGVHALDIIRFAPRPLPAPTALRSHEVFVIERILITAATISLGLGPWITAALLTPIVIVSFLLQKLLRRHHEISPPDSSISAAAP, encoded by the coding sequence ATGAGCAGCGAGCGCTTCGCCACTGTACTCAGGGCTCACGTCGAGACCTGGCGGCCTTACACCCTCGCTTTTCCCGGCCTGGTGGGGCTGGGCGGGGCTGTCATCGGAGAACCCCGCCACGGTGTCGCGACGGCCGTGAGCGGTCCCCTGCTTGCCTGGCTTGGCGCCCACTATCTCGGGGACTACCTCGACCGGCATCTGGACGCTCTGGCCAAGCCGCAAAGGCCCATCCCCTCAGGCCGGCTCGCCCCTCGAGCCGCACTGGTGTCCGCAGTCGCCTGCTTCGTCGGATTTTGGCTGGTCTCCCTGCTGACTGCCCTGCCGCTGGCCTGGCCGGCGGCAGGAATCACCCTCGGTGTCGTCTTGTACAGCGGCGCCTTCAAGGCGCGTGGCCTTGCGGGCAATCTGGTACGCGGCCTGCTCACCGCGATGGCCTTCGTTTACGGAACGATGACCTCCGCCGGTGCCACAACCTGGCAGATCATCTTTTTCGCCGCGATGTTCTGGGCCCACGACGCCGCCACCAACCTCATCGGAGCGCTGCGGGATGTCGACGGCGACAGGGCCGGCGGTTACGACACATTTCCCGTCCGCAGAGGTGCCTCAGCGGCCCTCCAGGTGGCGGCCTGCCTCTACGGCTTCGCCATCATTGCGGCCATCGCTGCGGCTATCGGAACACGCGAGGGTCTGAGTACCTATGCACTGCTTGTCGGGGCCGCCTGCTGCCTGGGGGTGCACGCCCTGGACATCATCCGGTTCGCGCCGCGCCCCCTTCCCGCGCCGACCGCCTTGCGATCCCACGAGGTCTTCGTCATCGAACGCATCCTCATCACGGCGGCCACAATCTCCTTGGGGCTCGGTCCGTGGATCACGGCAGCCCTGCTCACCCCGATCGTGATCGTCAGCTTCCTGCTCCAAAAGCTCCTGAGACGTCACCATGAGATCTCCCCACCAGACTCTTCGATCAGCGCCGCCGCGCCGTAG